In the Geobacter sp. FeAm09 genome, one interval contains:
- a CDS encoding cytochrome c3 family protein → MKNKTIQTFLCAISLVVLLGGLLTAGAFAATAPKAKDGELGKLHAQKGVKCAQCHGKAKTPGAVPMATCVSCHGETAKLAQKTANVQPRNPHENRHYGTEGDCNLCHHQHKKSENFCLPCHERFDFIVP, encoded by the coding sequence ATGAAGAACAAAACCATACAAACGTTCTTGTGTGCCATTTCACTGGTTGTGCTTCTGGGGGGGCTTTTGACGGCGGGGGCCTTTGCCGCGACTGCGCCGAAGGCGAAAGACGGCGAGTTGGGCAAACTGCATGCGCAAAAGGGCGTCAAATGCGCCCAGTGCCACGGCAAAGCCAAGACCCCCGGCGCGGTGCCGATGGCAACGTGCGTGAGCTGCCACGGAGAGACGGCAAAACTGGCCCAGAAGACGGCCAACGTCCAGCCGCGCAACCCGCATGAGAACCGCCACTACGGTACGGAAGGCGATTGCAACCTGTGCCACCACCAGCACAAGAAGTCGGAGAATTTCTGTCTCCCCTGCCATGAACGATTCGACTTCATTGTTCCATAA